The following is a genomic window from Dermacentor variabilis isolate Ectoservices chromosome 11, ASM5094787v1, whole genome shotgun sequence.
CCGGCAGTCAAAGAGAAAAGCGCCTTACCTTCGACCCTGCACTGGATGGGGGTGGGGACGAGTCTTTCACCGAGGACTGAGGGATCGTTGTGGCTTCTCGACGGCGACCTTCAGTTGCGCGATCGCACCCTGTCACGCGCGGCCGTGCGCGTGCCGGGCGACACGCGGAGCGCGACGGGCGGCTTTCACCCACGCGATATGTGGATATGTGTGTCGAGGTCGAGGCAGCGAAGGAGCGCGACCCCGCGAGGTCGTGCGCCTCTGGCCGACTGCTTCCGTTGCGACACCATCGACGAGTGACATCaccagactgcctctctcggtacTTGCGTAAAGCTCGGCAACCGTCTGCCCATTTGTCCAAGCCGCTTTTACCTTCGGCAAGGTGTGAATGTTGCCGGCGCGTTCTAATAGGCGTTCCTTAGCAGACCTTGTTACTGGTCGGCATATCGTTGTGGACACGTTACGTGGTGCCCGTAAGTGTTGACAGCAGCATAATGTTTTTCGCACATGACATACGTTATGTGTGGTGGCGCCCGATTGTCTCATTGCCCTTTGCTGACCTGTTAGCCAGAGCCACTTTCACCAACCGGGTCTTACCTGAGATTTGGCTGTGCCGATTGTCACTTACCTGGGTCACATTTACATAAGTAATCTACAACATCACTGAGTTAGTTTGTGTTTTTCGGTGAACATGGTACTTCTTCGCTTGTGCAGTTGCTTGACAGTACTTTGAAAAGTGGGGGATGCTGAAACTTGCTTCTTCTACGACAGTTTGTGTGAAAAGTTGGTACCCCTGATATTGTTCGTCTTATTCAAACACTGTCAGTGCAAACAACATGCTTTCGTTTTGGAGATCAAACTTTTTGAAACAGATTTCATTCTTGCACAATAAAGTGTCAATCCAGCTTACTACTTAACTATTCAGTGGTGCTAAATAAATCACTGCGGAAGAGCTCAGCTACTTTGTACAATTTTTAACCAACTATGCAAGGTTCAGGCTGTGTGAACAGTTCGTGCAGTGACCTTGCTGGCAAGTTGTGACTAGCTTTTGATGTGATGGAGAGTTTCGGAATTTGATGAAACTTTTAGATGTCCCCTGTTTTACACTTTGCAACTCTTGCTGTATTTATACATTTTAGCGCGAGTGCAGGTACCGTTTTCTTTTTGCAGGAATGAGGGCTTGCTCGCATTTTGAAATCGCAGCTTTACCGTTACCTTAACTTCATATTGTTTGCCCTTTATTTTCACACACCATCATCACTGCTCTTTGTTAGTGTAAGGCGTCTGCACATGTTTCTGAACTGTACATTTGAAGATTTGCCCTGAAACGGAAACCATTGAACTACATCTGAGCATTTGCTCTGAAACTAAAACCATTTATCTACATTTGAGGATTTGCTCCATTACTAGAACCATTATGGACAATAAAGAGAACTATTAAAAGCTGTATTATATAATATGTTTTCGAAATATAGAAAAGCTCTTGCTATAGCAAAGGCATGGcatgcttaaaaagaaaaaaagtctggTGGCAATGTTTATATTTCCTCATGCCAGCTTCTCGCAGATGTCACAAATTTTGAAACCATTCACTTTGGTTTAGCTCATTGTTTGTTGATAAAGAAAGATTGCATCCTACTCAAACCGAAGAACCAACATAGTAGTTTTGAGAAGTCTTGCTGCGCCAAAACGGCCTAAATAAGAAAAAATGCATTGAAATCCATGACGCAGCACCGATGCATTGGCTTTCAAGTTTCGGGGATAGATAAAAAAGAATGAGAGTTCAGCCTTTACTGTATTTTactttctggttaacctccttgcattTCTTCTTGCTCTCATTTTCTGCTATTTAGTGTTCTTTTCACATGCCCCCATTTTGTCAGGACACTGTACTTGGTGAGACTTTTGAAATGGCACCGCTTTACACCACACTTTCGTCATGGTGGTGTTCTTGCTGGTGGTGTTGCAGTTGGAGGAGCTGGTGACCGGGCGGCCATGTTTAGCTTCCACAAGCCCAAGATCTACCGCTCTGCGCTCGGCTGCTGCATCTGCCGAGCCAAGTCGTCCTCATCGCGATTCACTGACTCCAAAAAGTATGAGGCCGAGTTTGCGCGCTGCTTCCGCATTGTGGCTGAGGATCGCCGCTCGGGCGAGATCTGCAATGCCTGTGTGCTTTTGGTCAAGCGCTGGAAGAAGCTCCCACCCGGTACCACCAGAGACTGGCATCATGTAAGTCCGGCTTTTGTGCGTACACATGCgttcatttgtgtgtgtgtgtgtgtgtgcctgtgcaaTAGTAATTGTGTGCACAGGAACCATGGAAAGTAACGTAGGTCACAGAACCCTTCGGAATTTTGACTTAGCTGATGTTGCATAACTGCAGTATTTATTTTGTCTGTGCAAGACATCTGATGTTCTAGTTCAGATTAAGAGGATGAAGTGGATTTGTGCAGGTAATGTGCTGTGTTGGTCATATTGCTGGTGGTCGTTTACTGTATCAGAATGGGCCCCAAGCGAAGGAAGTTATAGCTATGGGTGGCAGACGACCACGCGGAATGGCAAgtttaggaaatttgcaggcatgcaTTGCTGCGAGAGACCTTTGTCCTGCAAAAACCATAGAATAagctaatgatgacgatgatagcaTACTTTCGCTGTCAATCTATGGCCAGGGTTCACTTTGTGACAGAAACTTTGGTGTCCTCTTTAGGTGGTTGACGCGAGGGCAGGTCCCGGGACGAAGTCGGTGAACAAGGGCAAGGTGAAACCGCCAAAGCGGCCGCTCAAAAAGCACCATCGACTGACCGCTGAGAAGCGGTGCAAGCTCGATCTGAGTGGCGGTGCCCTCTCGGACgacattaccagtgagttttatttttttttaacatccgcatgaCATTTATGTGACACATATGTGACGCATGAACTGTTTATTGGATGTCATTCGCTTCCTTGGCTTTGgatggtgctggctaacactcccaaggctaGTTTACAACTGCATGTACTATTCTGGGCAAATGAAATGCAAACAAGTTCCGCCTTTAGAACTACCCTCTCCTAAACCTTGCTATAGAACACATTCTTTTGTTCCCACTACGATTAGCTTGGGGCTTGCAGCATCCTTGGTAATAAAATAATTAGTGCTGCAGAATCTTACTCTCAAGCTGTTCTAGCAGAATTTTGTTAAAGCCTTTGGTAGTAGCCAGTATAGAAGCAAAGAAATTTCATAGAGCAAGTGTGAGGTGAGCTACATAACCCTAACCTAATTTTAAGCTtacctaacccaaactaaccgtACTGAAGCCACCTATCCCATCCTGCGTAACTAGCTACAAGACCTAACTGGTAAGCAATAGTATGTCTACAGAGAGACTAAAGCTTTTGTCATGCTCGCTTAATCGGTGGTTGATGTCATCTATACGAGTGTATCATCTTGTAAACAATGCGTCGTGCACATACGACACATGACTTGCGATGCTTTATCTGATGACCGCATGCTTCCTAGACACAGTTGTTTCGTGTTTCCTCTctgacgtttttcttttttcttaacacCCCATAGCTAActtctgctgcttgcttcttcATTGCTTTGACAGTCGGCGATGAGAGCCTGAGCGAGTCATCGATGCCATCACCACCAGAGAGCCGGGCAGCCAGTCCGACCCCAAGCAACTCATCTGAGGACTCTGGCATTCTGGACGAGGATGAGGAAGAGTATGACGAGGAAGACCGCCGCCGGAGCTGCCGCACATTGAAATCACGAccactgaagaagaaaaagaagaagcggaagcagcgaggcagcggcagcagccgcagGGACGACTACGTGGTGGAATCGTCTGCCAACAGGCGGGGAAAACTAGCAACGCCTTTTAAGATCTCCTCGTTTCTCGACATGAGCTTCTGGAGGAAGTAAGTGGAGATGGGATTATGTTCAACTTATTTTTACGGTTTGCATAGACTTGACACAACTTGGGCCCATATTCTTAAATGTTACAATTCATTTTCCACTTTTATTATGCATTGCACCAAGGATGCAGTGCCAGCAAGGACGACTGTGCGGTGGCCTTATAGCCACACACGGCCATAACAAAAGTTAGGCATAACATGTGAGTGTCCACCAGCTGACTCGGTGGTGCACACCCGTCAGAAAAATTAAGCGAGAAACTCGATGTAATTGATTGTTTGATTGCTAGGTGAGATTATATCGGTTCTCATGCATCTAGCAAAAGAGAGGTGCAGGCCCGGCTGTATTGCCTGGTGGCAAGCGCCGGCATATAAACAAAGTAAGCGTATGCCCACGGGATAGCCGTGCGGGTAATCATCTCACGGCAACACTTTGAGTGATAAGAATTGAGATAGAAATCAGTTCTACCAACGCCCAAATTAGGCAGCAAATTAGGTGAAGTGGAAATACTCCTAAACAACTGCTGTGGCGCAGCCACCATGAGGCAGAGGGGGACATCAGTTCTAGTGGAAGCCAAGTGGTGGCAGCACAATAAAAATTTCTTTTAGAAGTTGAGAAAGGTTGCAGCATCTGACACTAGGTTCTGCTTCTTCCTGAAGAGGCGTCGCCCCTTCCCCTTCCAAACATTCGATTGCCACTTTACATGTACGGTGTTTGCCCTTGAAGAGTTAAGCAAACTTTATGTGAATCTCAAAAGAAGTGCAGTACAGATCCACAGAGGTGGCTTTTTTCTTTCAGAGAGGCAATACAGTTAAATCTCGATCTAACCAAACTTGATTtgacgaagttcccgatctaaggAACAAATTTACATTTCCCGGCAAGTACCCACAAGGTTTCAATGTTCTCATCAACCCAAATTAACCAAACTAGCTTGCATTAAACCCTATTTAAAGAAGCTTTTCTAGAAATAAATCAGTAGAAAAAGCTgtaatttctttctaattttgatgCAGATGGGTTTTTCTTCAAGCGTATACtctaatgctatcgcattaaaacatCTGCATGGTCCTAGCTTTATATTGATGAGGCTGCACGCCACGCCCATGTACGGAACAACGGACTGAGCGTTCTCTCataccagatggcgctaggggcaGTGGTAGTTGGGCCGCCCTCGCGGACTTTTTACACACGCAGGCATGGGTTGGTGGGGAATTACAATGCCATGGTACCTTTTCGGTGTCACTACATTATAATTTTAGATTTTGAAGGACCGgaaaatgtttcacttaatttTTCGAACTTCctgatttaacgaaataatttgagTGTGggcatcacttcgttaaatcgagtttcaactgtatttGGTCCTGTGGACGTCAGAAATTGCATGAACTCTTTGATAGTGCGACTCTACTAATAAGCAGTTTAAGTTATTGGTGCTCTAGGAAAGTTGAAACTGGCCACTGTACAAGGCATGTCGACCGTAGTAGGCATCTCGATACCAGCATTGCTTTCACTAGTACATATATTTGTCCACAGACTAACAGTGAGACGCTCAGgccttttgcttttattttcttgGAAAGGCCTTCCTCTTACAGTTCAGTGCAAAATTATGTGCGACAGAAAGCTGCAggactgatttatttattttctacaaTATGCAAACTCAAGAAATGAGTGTTATTGTGTTGCTTTGTGTGTACTCAGGGCAAATGTAGCCTTGGAATGGTTTCCATGTAAACTCCATGCGGCAGAGCTGTTTTAGCAACCCACTTCTCGGCTTGTTGGCACATTTAGTAGGCATTTCATGAATGGTGTGATGGGCACAATTCCTGAGCAGAGAGTCAACATCAAGGTCTGTGTTAGGCAAAGGAAAATCTCTAGTTAGATTCACCAAGTACAATATGACAAAGCATTACCATGTATCTGAATGGCAGTTACTGCAAAAAAATTGTTGTGTTAATTGTGTACATGATATCAGAAGATCTGAAG
Proteins encoded in this region:
- the LOC142564666 gene encoding SIN3-HDAC complex-associated factor; amino-acid sequence: MFSFHKPKIYRSALGCCICRAKSSSSRFTDSKKYEAEFARCFRIVAEDRRSGEICNACVLLVKRWKKLPPGTTRDWHHVVDARAGPGTKSVNKGKVKPPKRPLKKHHRLTAEKRCKLDLSGGALSDDITIGDESLSESSMPSPPESRAASPTPSNSSEDSGILDEDEEEYDEEDRRRSCRTLKSRPLKKKKKKRKQRGSGSSRRDDYVVESSANRRGKLATPFKISSFLDMSFWRKEKVCCGIIFKGLHGEVLIYPKLLRPCRCRRRRLGTTKAPAEVTDAAKGGTHLTAEDTDTSTMPMDMSPSSTIESSSAPVTTVLMPEALPADDIGTSAALLFPTPEISDCNPSSPDASENLSRGSTSPDGASD